In Sulfitobacter guttiformis, the genomic stretch GGTCAATAATGCCCCCCCTCTGCGGGCAGCATTCAGTGTGCCTTCGATCAGTGGGCCAGCTTCCTGCGGTAGGGCGGGCAGGCGACCAAGGCGAGATTGCAGGCCAAGAATAATAGTCAGCAGATTCGAAAAATCATGCGCAAGGCCGGAGGTAATTTGCGCGGCAAGCGCGCGGCGGCGTGTCTGTTGCAAGGTCGCACGGGTTTGGGTCTCTGCCGTGACGTCCATCGACAAGATGTAGACACCGCCTGTGCGGTCCGGCGTCAGGGCGGTGCGGATGCGACGCGAGTTGGTTTCGTCGGTAAATTCTTGCACGGCTGGCGCGCCGCCAAACGCAGTGTTGAGCGCATGGGTGAGTTTCTCATAGTTGAATGCACCAAGCACCTCACGGATTGGCAGCCCCAGAATATCGGAAGGGCGATCGGGGATGATCGCGCTCAGGCGCTGATTGGAGTAGGTGTAGTGACCTGTGGCATCGACATGGGCGATGTGGGCGGGCATCATTTCGGTCGTCAGACGCGCGCGGGCCTCGGCGGCGGTCAATTGGCGCTTTGTCTCCTCCAGCGTGGTAATCATCGCAGCGCGCTCACGGTTGGTCTGGCTCAGCGCCTCCGTATGGGCGAGGACCTGATCGCTGAGTGCGTCCGAGCGGGCGCGCAAAAGTGCTTCTTGTGCTTTTGTTGCGGAAATATCGGTGTAGACGGTGACCCACCCACCATCCGGCAGCGGCGAGCCCTCGACGCTGATAGTGCGGCCATTGGCGCGGGTGCGCTCCATGTAATGTGGCTCAAACGCTTTTGCCTGACTGATGCGTTCGGTCACGAAGCCGGACACGTCTGCGACTTCGCCGTATTCGCCGCTCTGGGCGAGATGGGTAATTGTGTCATGGAAGGTGGCCCCTGGTGTAACGAGGGCATCGGGGAGGTTGAACATGGTCTGGAATGGTGCATTGCACACTACTAGACGCAGATCGCGGTCATAGATGGTCAGTGCCTGCGCGATGAGGTTCAGGCCGGCCATGGTCATGGATTTTGTTTGATCGGTTGTCAGAGCCATGGCGCAGTTTGCATCCGCGCGGCGGGGTGTCAAAGGGGGAGTTCGCGGCGGCGCCGGTTCACATGTAATTTAGAGGGCGGTGAAGTGATATTTTGCGATGCTGGTAACAATTGGTAAGGTTTGAGAAAACATCACGAATAAGTTGAAGTCGACGGTACGAATGCCATGCTACTTTAATACTGAATCGCGCAAACGCGGTCTGCCTGTCGCAATGATAGGATCTGGGAGGATACATTTTGGCTTTGATTGAATGCCCCGCGGGGCAACCCGCGTCCGTTCCTGCATTGCTGGACCGCAATGCAAAGATGTTTGCGGATGCGCCTGCCTACCGCGAGAAAGAATATGGTATCTGGCAGAGCTGGACCTGGAGCGAGACCCGTGATGAGGTCGAGGCACTGGCGCTGGGGTTTCTGGAGCTTGGACTGAATGAAGGTGATTTCGTTGCCATCATCGGTCGGAACCGGCCCTATCTCTATTGGGCAATGATGGCAGCCGAGAAATGCGGTGCAGTTCCCGTGCCTTTGTATCAGGACGCCAACGCAGAAGAGATGGCTTATGTGATGAGTCATTGCGGTGCGCGGTTTGCGATCGTTGGTGATCAGGAGCAGGTCGACAAGATTTTTGAAGTGCGCGACCAATTGCCTGAATTCGAGCGTATCATATATCTCGATCCGCGTGGTTTGCGTAAGTACGACCATGATGTGCTGGACCAATATGCGGCAGTACAAGATATGGGCCGTGCTAACCGCGAAAAGCACAAGGCAGAGCTGGACGCACGGCAGGCCAAGCTGGACTATGACAGTACCGGCGTAATGCTTTATACATCTGGCACGACCGGAAAACCCAAGGGCGTGGTGCTGAGCAATCGTAACATCATTGAGACGGCCAAATCGTCATCCGAATTTGATAAGCTTCGCCAATCCGACGACATTCTGGCCTATCTGCCGATGGCATGGGTCGGTGACTTTATTTTTTCGGTAGGGCAGGCGCTGTGGACAGGGTTTTGTACGAATTGTCCGGAAAGTGCGGAAACCATGCATGTGGATCTGCGCGAAATCGGGCCAACTTACTATTTCGCGCCACCGCGGGTTTTCGAGACGCAGCTTACCAATGTGATGATCCGCATGGAGGATGCGAGCCGGTTCAAGAAAAAGCTTTTTGATTACTACATGGGTGTAGCGCGCAAAGTCGGGGCAGATATTCTTGATGGTAAAGAAGTCGGCCTGATTGACCGGCTAAATTACCGCATGGGCGAGGCCTTCATTTATGGTCCGCTCAAAAATACCTTGGGGTTCAGCCGTGTGCGTGTGGGATATACCGCAGGTGAGGCAATCGGGCCGGAGATTTTCGATTTTTACCGAAGCTTGGGGATTAACCTCAAGCAGCTGTACGGCCAGACGGAAGCGACTGTGTTTATCACTGCGCAGCCCGATGGTCAGGTGCGCAGTGACACGGTGGGTGTGACCTGCCCCGGTGTGGAGCTGAAAATTGCCGATAATGGAGAGGTGTTCTATCGCTCGCCAGGGGTGTTCGTAGAGTATTACAAGAACGCGCAGAGCACGGCAGATACCAAGGATTCCGAGGGCTGGGTCGCCACGGGAGATGCCGGATTTATCGAGCCTGACACAGGGCATTTACGGATTATCGACCGTGCAAAAGACGTGGGCAAAATGGCCAGCGGCACCTTGTTTGCGCCCAAGTATGTCGAGAATAAGCTCAAGTTTTTCCCTAACATTCTGGAGGCAGTTGTTTTTGGCAACGGCAAGGAAGAGTGCACTGCCTTTATTAACATCGACCTGACGGCGGTAGGCAATTGGGCGGAGCGCAATAACATCGGATATGCCTCCTATCAGGAACTGGCGCGTCACCCACAAGTGATGCAGCAAATTCAGGAGCATGTGGAAGCTGTCAACGCATCTGTGGCCGAAGACGAGATGCTGTCAGGCTGTCAGCTGCACCGTTTTGTTGTGCTGCACAAAGAGCTGGACGCGGATGACGGAGAGCTGACGCGGACACGCAAGGTACGCCGCCGGATCATCGAAGAGAAATATGCAGATATCATTGCAGCGCTTTATGACGGGTCTACGCAGGTGAGCACCGAGACGGAAGTCACCT encodes the following:
- a CDS encoding PAS-domain containing protein, with product MALTTDQTKSMTMAGLNLIAQALTIYDRDLRLVVCNAPFQTMFNLPDALVTPGATFHDTITHLAQSGEYGEVADVSGFVTERISQAKAFEPHYMERTRANGRTISVEGSPLPDGGWVTVYTDISATKAQEALLRARSDALSDQVLAHTEALSQTNRERAAMITTLEETKRQLTAAEARARLTTEMMPAHIAHVDATGHYTYSNQRLSAIIPDRPSDILGLPIREVLGAFNYEKLTHALNTAFGGAPAVQEFTDETNSRRIRTALTPDRTGGVYILSMDVTAETQTRATLQQTRRRALAAQITSGLAHDFSNLLTIILGLQSRLGRLPALPQEAGPLIEGTLNAARRGGALLTSISRISNPRSLRLTVTDVQVLMNDLVTLTEPTLPEGMRLTVKTPPIGSVLLDRGMLQDSLLNLILNARDAMGASGEITLTLRHVHGTWLEFEVSDTGAGFSPNALVHALDPFFTTKGAEGSGLGLPMVYDMTKLAGGDLRLANTETGARVTLRLPYRAAVPAETGLALLVEDRDDLRALMRDMLMDLGHSVIEAASVDEASALLADLPDIALILSDIQLEGEANGTDLARRLGPAGPPLILMTSLPSDAPLFMEAQRHAPVLRKPFSAEDLAALIIPQKANP
- a CDS encoding AMP-binding protein, which codes for MALIECPAGQPASVPALLDRNAKMFADAPAYREKEYGIWQSWTWSETRDEVEALALGFLELGLNEGDFVAIIGRNRPYLYWAMMAAEKCGAVPVPLYQDANAEEMAYVMSHCGARFAIVGDQEQVDKIFEVRDQLPEFERIIYLDPRGLRKYDHDVLDQYAAVQDMGRANREKHKAELDARQAKLDYDSTGVMLYTSGTTGKPKGVVLSNRNIIETAKSSSEFDKLRQSDDILAYLPMAWVGDFIFSVGQALWTGFCTNCPESAETMHVDLREIGPTYYFAPPRVFETQLTNVMIRMEDASRFKKKLFDYYMGVARKVGADILDGKEVGLIDRLNYRMGEAFIYGPLKNTLGFSRVRVGYTAGEAIGPEIFDFYRSLGINLKQLYGQTEATVFITAQPDGQVRSDTVGVTCPGVELKIADNGEVFYRSPGVFVEYYKNAQSTADTKDSEGWVATGDAGFIEPDTGHLRIIDRAKDVGKMASGTLFAPKYVENKLKFFPNILEAVVFGNGKEECTAFINIDLTAVGNWAERNNIGYASYQELARHPQVMQQIQEHVEAVNASVAEDEMLSGCQLHRFVVLHKELDADDGELTRTRKVRRRIIEEKYADIIAALYDGSTQVSTETEVTYEDGRKGSIKATLEVRSAKIFADNRKMAAE